The Polyangium aurulentum genomic interval GACCGAGGACGCGGAGCGCGTCGGGGCCGAGCCGCTGCTCCGGTGTCTCGCCGGCCTCGAGCGGGTCGATGCCATGCAGGAGCGCGATGCGCTGCACCTCGCGGGCGGTGATTGTGCGCTCGCCGGCATGCGCGAGCGGCGCGTCGTCGGCGAGCTGGTTCCGCTCGCGGAGCGCCTGTTCGAGGTCGTCGCCCGTGATGCGGCCGGCGGCGAAGAGCCTGCGGAACTCTGCAATGGGGAGATACCCGCGCCCGCCGATGATGCGCTCGGCCTCGGCGAGGGCCCGCTCGAAGTGCAGGTGCTGAAAGCCGTGCAGCGTATTGTGGTGGACGAACGTCTCGATCGGCCCCTGCCCCGGGAGCACGTGGGCGAGGTGCTCGACCTCGTGCTCGAGGTGCTTTCGCATTTCGCTGGTGATGCCGCGGTATGCGACGTGCGCTCTCTGGTGCATGACGATCATCCGTGAAAGAGGTCGGCCATGTGGGCGACGGTCGCGCCGAGCAAGCCGAGCGCGGCGCGCGGTGCGACGCCGAGGGCAATGATGAGGAAGCCGAGCGGCGCGGCCGCTGCGATCTCGCGAGGGCCGAGGTCCTGCATGTGCGCCCAGCGCGGGTTGGTGGGGCCGAAGAAGAGCCTCGAAATCGCGCGCAGCGAGCAGGCCGCGGTGATGAGCACGCCGACGGTGGCGACGCCGGAGACGTAGCGATATCGCTCGAAGCTGCCGATGAGCGCGTGCAGCTCGCTCACGAAGCCCGCGAGCCCTGGCAGGCCCATCGATCCAAGCAGCGCGAGCGACAGGAGCACGGTGAAGCGCGGAACGACCGCGGACAGCCCTCCGAAATCGCGCAGGTCGCGGGTTCTGGCCCGGTCCTGCAAAACGCCGACGAGGAGGAAGAGCGCGGCCGTCGTGAAGCCGTGGGTGATCATCTGCATGGTGGCGCCGGTGAGCCCCGCGGGGTTCAGCGAGGAGGCGCCCACGAGCACGAGGCCCATGTGGCTGATCGACGAATAGGCGATCATCGCCTTGAGGTCCGTCTGCCGGAACGCGAGCAGCGCGCCGTAGACGATATTGATGAGGCCGATCACGAGCAGGATGGGCGTCACCGCCCCGGCGCCGATCGGAAGCAGGGTCGCGAGGCGCAGGAGCCCGTAGGTGCCCATTTTCGCGAGCACCGCCGACAGCACAGCGCTCACCGGCGCCGGCGCCTCGGTGTATGCGGGTGGCAGCCAGCCGTGCAGGGGAAATGCGGGGATCTTCACGGCAAACCCCGCGAAGAGGCCGAGGAACAGTAGCACTTGCATCCCTCGACCGAGCCCCGCGCCCGCCTGCGCCATCTCGACCATGTCGAAGCTGTGGGTGGGCACGTGCAGGTGCAGCGCGAGCAGCGCCACCAGCATCAAGACCGAGCCGGCGAGCGTGTAAATGAAGAAGCCCATGCTCGCCGCCGCCCGCTTCTTTCCGCCCCACACGCTGATGAGGAAGAAGAGCGGCACCAGCGTCAGCTCCCAGAAAACGTAAAACAGCGACCAGCTCAGCGATTCGAAGACGCCGAGGACCGCAAACTCGAGGACGAGGAACCAGGCGAAGTACGCCTTCACGCGGTGATGGACGCCGAGCGAAGCGACGAGCGCGACCATGACGACGAGCGTCGTCAGGAGGACCATCGGGAACGACAGACCGTCGACGCCCAGCGCGGCCGGCGCATCCGGATCAGGAGACCAGGGAAATTGCGCCACGAACTGCAGCGCCGAGGTCGATCGGTCGAAGGAGGGGAGCAGGCCCCACGAGAAGAGGAGGGCGAGGGCTGCGTGGGCGAGCGCGACGCCCTTGATGAGCCTGGTTTGATTTGCGGGGAGCAGGATGACGAGGAGCGCTCCGAGCAGGGGCGCCCACATCGTCAATAAAAGACCTGACATTTCCGGCTCCAATCACGACTGCGACGACGGCGGGCGGCCTGTCGAGCAGACCCGTCCGTCCGAGCCCGAGGGCGACAAAGAGGAGGTGCCCCCGCGAGACGGAACGAGCACGCAAAAGGTTCCCCGGGAACCTGACCCGAGATCGTTCCGTCCCCTGGTCGAGAACGCATGGCGGCGTGCGCGAGAGGCCCGGTCGGCCCTCGCCCGCGTCAGCGCAGGAGCATTTATGGATTCCCCGCCGCAACCGTCGGGAACGAGCGCCCCCGCTCGTCAAAAATCCTGGAAAGACGATCTCGTCTCCGGGTTCCTCGTCTTTCTGATCGCGCTCCCGCTCTGCCTGGGTATCGCCATGGCCAGCGGTTTTCCGCCGGTCGCCGGCATTTTGACGGCCGTCGTGGGCGGCGTGGTCTCGACCTGGCTGGGCAGCGCGCCCCTGACCATCAAGGGCCCAGCGGCGGGCCTCATCGTCATTGCGCTCGGGGCGGTGCAGGAGCTGGGCGAGGGCGACGCACAGCTGGGATACCGCCGCGCGCTGGCCACGATCGTGATCGCCGCCGTCGCGCAGATCGTCTTCGCATTGGCGCGGGCAGGCAAGCTCGGCGACTTTTTCCCCTCCTCCGTCGTGCACGGCATGCTCGCGGCGATCGGGATCATCATCTGCTCGAAGCAGATTCACGTCCTTCTAGGCGTGGCGCCGCAGGCCAAGGAGCCGCTCCATCTGTTGCTCGAGATTCCGCGCAGCGTGATGCGTATGAACCCCGAAATCGCGGCGATCGGCGCGCTGAGCCTCGCCATCCTCTTCGGGTTCCCGGTGCTCGGGAAGAGGTTCAAGGTCCTGCAGAAGATCCCCGCGCCTATGATCGTGCTCGCTCTGGCGGTGCCGCTCGCGCACCTGTTCGACCTCGAGCACGAGCACACGTACACGTTCTCGATCACGCACCACGATTACAAGATCGGGCCGAGCTTCCTCGTCAACCTGCCGAACAACCTGCTCGCGGCGGTGACGCGCCCGGATTTCAGCCACGCGTTCTCGGGGACGTCGATCAAGTACATCGTGATGTTCGCGCTCGTCGGCAGCATCGAGAGCCTGCTCAGCGCGAAGGCGGTGGACACGCTGGATCCCGAGAAGCGCAAATCGAACCTCGACAAGGACCTGCTCGCCACCGGCGTCGGTAACCTGATCGCGGGCCTCATCGGCGGGCTGCCGATGATCTCGGAGATCGTGCGCAGCTCGGCCAACATCGGCTATGGCGCGCGCGGCCGGCTCTCGAATTTCTTCCACGGCCTCTTGCTGCTCCTCTTCGTGGCCTTCTTGCCGGGGCTCATCCACCGCATTCCCCTCGCGGCGCTCGCGGCGATGCTCACGTTCACCGGAACGCGGCTCGCCTCGCCGAGGGAGTTCGTCAAGACGTTCAAGATTGGTCGCGAGCAGCTCCTCATCTTCGTGGCCACGACGTTGACGACGATCGCGACCGACCTGCTCGTGGGCGTCGCGGCGGGCATCGTGCTCAAGATGGTGATCCACGTCTTCAACGGCACGCCGCTCTCGAGCCTGTTCCGGCCCCAGATCGAGGAGACCGTCGAGGGCGAGCGCGTGGTCTTGCGCGTGAAGCACGCGGCCGTATTCAGCAATTACCTGTCGCTCAAGGGCCGGCTCGCCAAGCACGCCGCGGCGCCGCGCATCGTCATCGATTTCGCGGACGCGCGCCTCGTCGATCACACCGTCATGGAGAAGCTGCACGAGCTCGAGGGCGAGCTCGAAGCGCATGGACGCAAGCTCGAGCTCACCGGGCTCTCCGAGCACCGCGGCCTCTCCGCGCACCCGCTCTCCGCGCGCAAAAAGGTGTCGCTCCTGCGGCCTTTGGCGCGCTGAGGCGCCGTCGGCGGCAAGACGATGACGCCCTCAGGCGGAGCGATTTTCGCCAGATGCTGGCAAGGGGGCCGGAGCGTGATAAGAGAGCTCGCCGTCATCGGTGACGTCGAGCTCGAGCAGCCCATGACGCACGAGATCATCGAGCGCGTTTTCCGCATCTCGCGCGCTCGAGATGCGGAGCCGGAGCGCGATCTGGGCGGGCGTGGCGCCGTCCCGCACGGCTTCGAGCAGGGCGGCGCGCATGGCGCATCTACGCGTGGACGCAATCTGGTCCTCCTCGATCAAATCGAGGCCGTACCAGACGAACCCGAGGCCCCCGATGAGCGGCACGAGGCCGTAACAGAGGACGCTGACGATCAGCGCCAGGATCGACGGATGGCGCAGCGCCGCGATCCACCCGACTGCCCCGAACGCACCTGAGATCGCGCCGGCGGCGACGAAGGCGTTTCCGAGCATGGCGGGGCGGTCGCGGAGAGTGTTTCTGTTGCCCATCGATTGCCTCCGCAATTTCGTAGGGCAATGCGCCCGCCATTTCTCACCGCGGCCGCGAACCGTCAATGATAGCACATCGTCAGCCGTATGGCCGCGGTTGCTCGGTAGCGGATTCCGAGGAGGCCGAAGAAATCCGCTCTCGTCGTGGGGCGGCGGACGCGATGGGGAATTTTTAGCGTCCAGGGCACGAAAAAGCCCTGCGCTGACTCTTGACGCGCGGTCTGTCCCACTGTTCCGATCCGCCGCCTCTTGGAGGGCACGGATCATGTATAGCGGGGCTCACTCTTCTCGATTCGGCCAGGTCGCATGTGCTGCCGTCCTGGCGGGGGCGGTGTTCGCGGCTTGCTCGACCACCGATGGACAAACGCAATTCACCAGCGGTGGTGAAGGCGGCAGCGGGGCCAACGGGTCGGGGTCGAACGGCCCCGGGGGACCGGGGAGCGGCGGGGAGGGCGGATCCCTCTTCCCGAGCGGACCCGGCGCGACCGGCGTCGGCGGCGGAAGCTGCGCGGCCACGAGCAACAAGGCGGAGCAGGTCCCGCTCGATATGTACGTGATGTTCGATCGATCCGGGTCGATGACCGCGGATACGGGCAATGGCACGCGCTGGCAGGCGGTGACCGGCGCCTTCAAGAGCTTCATCGAGCAGCCCTCTGCCGCGGGTATCGGCGTGGGCGTGCAGTACTTCCCGCTCGCGAACAGCGCAGCCGGCATGTGCCCGGCAAAATGCACGAGCAACGAGGATTGCAACCCATGTGCCGGGTACTGTTTCCCGAACTTGAACATCTGCATCGCCGGCAGCGGCAATGACTCGTGTGTGGCGGCCGATTACGCGAAGCCGGACGTCGAGATCGCCCCGCTCCCCGGCGTCGCGCCGGCCATTGCCCAGTCGCTCGCCAATCACACGCCGACCGGCGGAACCCCCACCTACGCCGCGCTCGACGGGACCATCCAGCACGCCAAGGAGTGGGCGCTCGCCCATCCGAATCACGTGGTCATCGCCGTCCTCGCGACGGACGGCGACCCGAGCTCTTGCGAGATCAACGCGAGCGCGATCCACGCGCTCGCAGCGGCGGGCGCCAATGGCGTGCCGAAGATCCTCACCTACGTCATCGGCGTCGGCAGTGAGTTCGCAGCCTTGAACGGCATCGCGCAGGCCGGCGGCACGGGGCAGGCGTTCCTCGTGGGCAGCAATCAGAACGCCTCCGAGCAGTTCCTCCAGGCGATGAACGAGATTCGCGGCGCCGCGCTCGCCTGCTCGTATCTCATCCCGCAGCCGCCCCCGGGCGAGAAGATCGATTACAACGCGATCAACGTCCAGTACACGCCCGATGGCGGGATGCCGCAGATCATCCCGCAGGTCAAGTCGAAGGCGGATTGCCCGCCGGACGGCCTCGCCTGGTTCTACGACGAGCCCGTGAAGCCGAAGCAGATCATCCTCTGCGACGCGACGTGCGGGAAAATCTCGCAGGACGCCAAAGCGAAGCTCGACGTCCTCGTCGGCTGTGCGACGGTCGTGAAGTGAGCCCGATGCGGGCGCGAGCTACTCCACGAGCCTGATCCTCTCCGCGCACCCGCTCTCCGCGCGCAAAAAGGTGTCGCTCCTGCGGCCTTTGGCGCGCTGAGGCGCCAAAGGCGGCAAGACGATGACGCCCTCAGGCGGAGCGATTTTCGCTAAATGCTGGCAAGGGGGCCGGAGCGTGATAAAAGAGCTCGCCGTCATCGGTGACGTCGAGCTCGAGCAGCCCATGACGCACGAGATCGTCGAGCGCCTTTTCCGCATCTCGCGGGCTCGAGATGCGGAGCCGGAGCGCGACCTGGGCGGGCGTGGCGCCGTCCCGCACGGCTTCGAGCAGGGCGGCGCGCATCGCGCATCTACGCGTGGACGCAATCTGGTCCTCCTCGATCAAATCGAGGCCGTACCAGACGAACCCGAGGCCCCCGATGAGCGGCACGAGGCCGTAACAGAGGACGCCGACGACCAGCGCCAGGATCGACGGATGGCGCAGCGCCGCGATCCACCCGACTGCCCCGAACGCACCTGAAATCGCGCCGGCGGCGACGAAGGCGTTTCCGAGCATGGCGGGGCGGTCGCGGAGAGTGCTTCTGTTGCCCATCGATTGCCTCCGCAATCTCGAAGGGCAATGCGCACGCCATTTTTCACCTCGGCCGCGGACCGTCAATGATAGCACATCGTCAGCCGTATGGCCGCGGTTGCTCGCCAGAGGATTTTCGAAGGAGGTAAACAAATCCGCTCTCGTCGTGGGCGAACCTGGCGTGATGGGCATTTATTTGGCGTCCAGGGCACGAGAAGCCATGTCCTGCCCCTTGACGAGCGGTCCGTCCCACTGCTCCGATCCGCCTCTTGGAGGGCACGGATCATGTATAGCGGGTATCACTCTTCTCGATTCGGCCAGGTCGCATGTGCTGCTGTCCTGGCAGGAGCGGTTTTCGCGGCTTGCTCGGCCACGGGTGGACCGAACCAATTCACCAGTGGTGGCGAAGGCGGCAGCGGGGCCGACGGATCGGGGTCGAGCGGCCCCGGGGGGCCGGGGAGCGGCGGGGAGGGCGGTTCGCTCTTCCCGAGCGGACCCGGCGCGACCGGCGTCGGCGGCGGAAGCTGCGCGGCCACGAGCAACAAGGCGGAGCAGGTCCCGCTCGATATGTACGTCATGTTCGACCAGTCCGGGTCGATGACCACGAGCACCGGCAATGGCACGCGCTGGCAGGCGGTGACCGGAGCATTCAAGAGCTTCGTCCAGCAGCCCTCTGCCGCCGGCATCGGCGTGGGCGTGCAGTACTTCCCGCTCGAGCCGAGCGTGGTCGGCATGTGCCCGGCAAAATGCGCGAGCCAAGCGGATTGCAACCCGTGCGGCGGGGTCTGCTTTCCCATTCTGAATACCTGCATCGCCGGCGACGGCGACTCGTGCTCCGCAGCCGATTACGCGAAGCCGGACGTCGAGATCGCTCCGCTCCCCGGCGCCTCACCGGCCATCATCCAGTCGCTCGACAGCCACACGCCGACCGGCGGAACCCCCACCTACGCCGCGCTCGACGGGACCATCCAGCACGCCAAGGAATGGGCCATCGCCCATCCGGATCACGTGGTCATCGCCGTCCTCGCG includes:
- a CDS encoding vWA domain-containing protein, with product MYSGYHSSRFGQVACAAVLAGAVFAACSATGGPNQFTSGGEGGSGADGSGSSGPGGPGSGGEGGSLFPSGPGATGVGGGSCAATSNKAEQVPLDMYVMFDQSGSMTTSTGNGTRWQAVTGAFKSFVQQPSAAGIGVGVQYFPLEPSVVGMCPAKCASQADCNPCGGVCFPILNTCIAGDGDSCSAADYAKPDVEIAPLPGASPAIIQSLDSHTPTGGTPTYAALDGTIQHAKEWAIAHPDHVVIAVLATDGEPGSCETNLSAINALAAAGASGVPKIATYVIGVGSELAALNGIAQAGGTGQAFLVDSNQNASEQFLQAMNEIRGAALSCSYLIPQPPPGEKIDYNAINVQYTPDGGMPQIIPQVKSKAECPPDGLAWFYDEPVMPKQIILCDATCGKISQDAKAKLDVLVGCATVVK
- a CDS encoding complex I subunit 4 family protein, which encodes MSGLLLTMWAPLLGALLVILLPANQTRLIKGVALAHAALALLFSWGLLPSFDRSTSALQFVAQFPWSPDPDAPAALGVDGLSFPMVLLTTLVVMVALVASLGVHHRVKAYFAWFLVLEFAVLGVFESLSWSLFYVFWELTLVPLFFLISVWGGKKRAAASMGFFIYTLAGSVLMLVALLALHLHVPTHSFDMVEMAQAGAGLGRGMQVLLFLGLFAGFAVKIPAFPLHGWLPPAYTEAPAPVSAVLSAVLAKMGTYGLLRLATLLPIGAGAVTPILLVIGLINIVYGALLAFRQTDLKAMIAYSSISHMGLVLVGASSLNPAGLTGATMQMITHGFTTAALFLLVGVLQDRARTRDLRDFGGLSAVVPRFTVLLSLALLGSMGLPGLAGFVSELHALIGSFERYRYVSGVATVGVLITAACSLRAISRLFFGPTNPRWAHMQDLGPREIAAAAPLGFLIIALGVAPRAALGLLGATVAHMADLFHG
- a CDS encoding SulP family inorganic anion transporter: MDSPPQPSGTSAPARQKSWKDDLVSGFLVFLIALPLCLGIAMASGFPPVAGILTAVVGGVVSTWLGSAPLTIKGPAAGLIVIALGAVQELGEGDAQLGYRRALATIVIAAVAQIVFALARAGKLGDFFPSSVVHGMLAAIGIIICSKQIHVLLGVAPQAKEPLHLLLEIPRSVMRMNPEIAAIGALSLAILFGFPVLGKRFKVLQKIPAPMIVLALAVPLAHLFDLEHEHTYTFSITHHDYKIGPSFLVNLPNNLLAAVTRPDFSHAFSGTSIKYIVMFALVGSIESLLSAKAVDTLDPEKRKSNLDKDLLATGVGNLIAGLIGGLPMISEIVRSSANIGYGARGRLSNFFHGLLLLLFVAFLPGLIHRIPLAALAAMLTFTGTRLASPREFVKTFKIGREQLLIFVATTLTTIATDLLVGVAAGIVLKMVIHVFNGTPLSSLFRPQIEETVEGERVVLRVKHAAVFSNYLSLKGRLAKHAAAPRIVIDFADARLVDHTVMEKLHELEGELEAHGRKLELTGLSEHRGLSAHPLSARKKVSLLRPLAR